The following coding sequences lie in one Alicyclobacillus curvatus genomic window:
- a CDS encoding MaoC family dehydratase N-terminal domain-containing protein, translating to MTVEEFTAFVDKPSKPVKHEVEKGAIRKFAQAIGDQNPLYMSEELAKKSRYGGIIAPPTFARTFDYGVIEGLWFETEGLIHGDERFHYYRPIKAGDVLHCSRRLVDVFERSGSLGKMTFLVYEQTAADEAGNPVVKTKSTIIYRGA from the coding sequence ATGACTGTGGAAGAGTTTACGGCGTTCGTCGACAAGCCGTCAAAGCCCGTAAAACACGAAGTCGAAAAAGGAGCCATCAGGAAATTCGCACAGGCCATCGGCGACCAAAATCCGCTCTACATGAGCGAGGAGTTGGCAAAGAAAAGCCGCTACGGTGGGATTATCGCTCCGCCAACCTTTGCGCGGACGTTTGACTACGGGGTGATTGAGGGCCTTTGGTTTGAGACCGAGGGTCTCATTCACGGAGACGAACGTTTCCACTACTATCGTCCGATTAAGGCCGGCGACGTCCTCCACTGCTCGCGAAGACTGGTGGATGTGTTTGAGAGGAGCGGATCGCTCGGCAAGATGACCTTCCTCGTTTACGAACAGACTGCTGCAGATGAGGCAGGAAACCCCGTCGTAAAAACAAAGTCAACCATTATCTACCGCGGCGCGTGA
- a CDS encoding MaoC family dehydratase N-terminal domain-containing protein, with amino-acid sequence MAHYAEGEMLKTLTKPPITKTQLVMYSGASGDFNPIHTVEEFAVKAGLGGVIAHGMLTMAFVGQMLTDIVGENGTLVDFGVRFKGMVRPGDIITCGGQVTKVQDEPGGQRVFASVFAQTDKGDRVVTGDAEFTTYAI; translated from the coding sequence ATGGCTCACTATGCTGAAGGCGAGATGCTGAAAACTTTGACCAAACCTCCCATCACGAAGACACAACTGGTGATGTATTCCGGTGCGTCGGGTGACTTTAACCCGATTCACACGGTCGAAGAGTTTGCTGTCAAAGCCGGACTCGGCGGTGTCATCGCACACGGGATGTTGACGATGGCTTTCGTCGGCCAAATGTTAACCGATATTGTCGGTGAAAACGGAACACTGGTGGACTTTGGTGTACGGTTCAAAGGAATGGTCCGGCCGGGTGATATCATTACCTGCGGCGGACAGGTGACAAAGGTGCAGGACGAGCCAGGCGGCCAGCGTGTTTTTGCAAGTGTGTTTGCGCAGACAGATAAGGGAGACCGCGTCGTCACCGGGGATGCAGAGTTTACCACCTACGCTATTTGA
- a CDS encoding phosphotransferase family protein, with protein MGVHSTELIAVRTGEELNTERLGRYLSHTLPELFTEEIEILQFAAGHSNLTYLVRCGQTEVVLRRAPLGPVAAKAHDMGREFQVLRAVHPVFALAPKPILYCDDDTVIGAPFQIMERRRGIVVDGQWPDEYDTTPQLAKRVSLSQIDTLAQLHAIDYQSTDLGDLVHPDGYLERQVQGWISRYNRAKTDEIAAANEVMKKLAAHIPQSPAPTIVHNDLKLNNMLLSQDNPGEVVAVVDWEMATVGDPLTDLATTLSYWAQPGDSDAMLHFSGGLEHVPGLATRADMVEVYAKLTGRDVDNIGYYLMFATFKVAVICQQIYFRWVRGQTRDERFAGLGDVARGLIEYAVELVSQF; from the coding sequence GTGGGCGTCCATTCCACCGAGCTCATCGCTGTGCGTACAGGTGAAGAGCTGAATACGGAGAGACTGGGTCGTTATCTCAGTCACACATTGCCGGAACTATTCACAGAAGAGATAGAAATTCTGCAGTTTGCTGCAGGTCACTCGAATCTGACATACCTTGTCAGGTGCGGTCAGACGGAAGTTGTCCTGCGCCGCGCTCCACTCGGTCCTGTCGCTGCCAAAGCGCACGACATGGGGCGGGAGTTCCAGGTGTTGCGGGCGGTTCACCCCGTCTTTGCGCTCGCGCCAAAGCCAATTCTGTACTGTGATGATGACACGGTGATTGGTGCGCCGTTTCAAATTATGGAGCGGCGGCGAGGCATTGTGGTAGACGGGCAATGGCCAGACGAATACGACACGACGCCGCAACTTGCGAAGAGGGTGTCCTTGTCACAGATAGACACCCTAGCGCAGTTGCATGCCATTGACTATCAGAGCACGGACCTTGGCGACTTGGTCCACCCGGATGGTTACCTGGAGCGGCAGGTACAGGGCTGGATTTCACGGTACAATCGTGCCAAGACAGATGAGATTGCCGCCGCGAATGAGGTGATGAAAAAGCTGGCGGCTCATATCCCGCAGTCTCCAGCGCCAACAATTGTTCACAACGACCTGAAGTTAAACAATATGCTGCTTTCGCAAGACAATCCAGGTGAAGTGGTGGCGGTGGTGGACTGGGAAATGGCGACCGTCGGCGATCCGCTCACGGACCTCGCGACAACGCTCTCTTATTGGGCACAGCCGGGCGATTCTGATGCGATGCTGCACTTTTCCGGCGGCCTTGAGCACGTGCCAGGTCTGGCGACGCGTGCGGACATGGTTGAAGTCTATGCCAAGCTGACGGGCAGGGACGTCGACAACATCGGTTATTACTTGATGTTCGCGACCTTTAAAGTAGCGGTCATCTGCCAGCAAATCTATTTTCGCTGGGTACGCGGTCAGACGAGGGACGAACGGTTTGCAGGTCTTGGTGATGTCGCTCGCGGACTGATTGAATACGCTGTCGAGCTTGTATCTCAGTTCTAG
- a CDS encoding beta-ketoacyl-ACP reductase, which produces MGNLTGRVAMVTGAGRGIGAATAKRLAQDGATVAVIDLREADTEATVKAIQEAGGTAIGIGCDVSQAAQVDEAVSKIVEDFGRFDILVNNAGVIRDNLLFKMTESDWDMVMNVHLKGAFLCTRAAQAHMVTQKYGKIVNTSSTSALGNRGQANYSAAKMGLQGFTRTLAIELGPYNINVNAVAPGFIDTDMTKATAERVGVDPEAFKKMAAEQVPLRRVGKPEDIANVVAFLVSEDASYVSGQVIYIAGGPR; this is translated from the coding sequence ATGGGAAACTTGACTGGCAGGGTAGCAATGGTAACAGGGGCAGGACGCGGGATTGGTGCGGCTACAGCGAAACGCCTGGCACAGGACGGCGCGACGGTAGCTGTGATAGATCTCCGTGAAGCCGACACGGAGGCGACGGTGAAGGCGATTCAGGAAGCAGGAGGTACGGCCATCGGGATTGGCTGCGATGTCAGCCAAGCTGCACAGGTCGATGAGGCCGTAAGCAAGATTGTGGAGGATTTCGGACGGTTCGATATTCTTGTAAATAATGCCGGCGTTATCCGGGACAACCTGCTGTTCAAGATGACTGAGTCCGACTGGGATATGGTCATGAATGTGCACCTGAAGGGCGCATTTCTGTGCACGCGCGCGGCGCAGGCGCACATGGTCACGCAAAAGTACGGCAAGATTGTCAACACCAGCAGCACCAGTGCACTTGGCAACCGCGGTCAGGCCAATTACTCCGCGGCGAAAATGGGGCTGCAAGGATTCACACGCACCCTTGCGATTGAACTTGGACCGTACAATATCAATGTGAACGCAGTCGCGCCGGGGTTTATTGATACTGACATGACGAAGGCAACAGCTGAACGGGTGGGTGTAGACCCTGAAGCTTTCAAGAAAATGGCTGCTGAGCAAGTGCCTTTGCGGCGTGTAGGAAAGCCGGAGGACATCGCCAATGTTGTGGCGTTTCTTGTCAGCGAAGATGCAAGTTATGTTTCCGGCCAGGTCATTTATATCGCTGGCGGCCCCCGCTAA
- the moaA gene encoding GTP 3',8-cyclase MoaA: protein MSPSFDNISDDTSNYRKPLADTLGRGLVDLRISVTDRCNFRCQYCMPREVFGPDFAFLPHEDLLTFEEITRLATVFARAGVKKLRITGGEPLLRRDLEELIAMLSRIDGIEDIALTTNGSLLTPTRAKQLRDAGLHRVTVSLDSLRDEVFMAMNDVRFPVSKVLSAIEAAHSAGLSPVKINMVVKRGVNDEDVTQMAEYFRGTGHIVRFIEYMDVGNSNGWRMDDVVPASEILEKINERWSLHAIAPRRSGEVATRYLYDDGQGEIGVIASVTRAFCGSCTRARLSPEGQLFTCLFSGGGHDLRQRLRQGESDEQLYELIASIWHRRSDRYSELRTEATGRRKKVEMSHIGG from the coding sequence ATGTCGCCTTCATTTGACAACATATCTGATGATACATCCAATTATCGAAAACCGCTCGCCGACACGCTCGGACGAGGACTTGTCGACCTCCGAATTTCCGTGACCGACAGGTGCAATTTTCGTTGTCAATATTGCATGCCAAGGGAAGTCTTCGGACCGGATTTTGCATTTTTGCCCCACGAAGACCTTCTGACCTTTGAGGAAATCACCCGACTTGCAACAGTGTTTGCCCGAGCCGGAGTCAAGAAGTTGCGGATTACCGGTGGCGAACCGCTGCTGCGACGCGATCTCGAGGAATTGATTGCAATGCTGTCGCGCATTGACGGCATTGAAGATATCGCGCTGACAACGAACGGATCTCTTTTGACGCCAACGCGTGCAAAGCAACTGCGAGATGCAGGACTTCATCGAGTCACCGTCAGCCTCGACTCTTTGCGCGACGAAGTCTTCATGGCCATGAACGATGTGCGCTTTCCTGTCAGCAAAGTACTCTCGGCTATTGAGGCTGCACACTCGGCTGGATTGTCACCTGTGAAAATTAATATGGTTGTAAAGCGCGGAGTTAATGATGAGGACGTCACTCAGATGGCTGAGTACTTTCGCGGCACCGGTCATATCGTCCGATTTATCGAATACATGGACGTCGGGAACAGCAACGGCTGGCGCATGGACGACGTGGTTCCCGCCAGTGAGATACTCGAGAAAATCAACGAACGATGGTCCCTGCATGCGATTGCTCCGCGTCGCTCCGGCGAAGTCGCCACACGCTATCTCTACGACGACGGTCAGGGTGAGATTGGTGTCATCGCGTCTGTCACGCGCGCCTTCTGCGGCAGTTGCACAAGAGCGCGTTTGTCACCGGAAGGACAACTCTTCACCTGCTTATTCAGTGGCGGCGGTCATGACCTGCGTCAACGACTGAGACAGGGAGAGTCGGATGAGCAATTGTATGAATTGATTGCGTCGATTTGGCATCGACGAAGCGACCGTTACTCAGAACTTCGAACGGAGGCAACCGGCCGTCGCAAAAAGGTCGAGATGTCTCACATCGGCGGATGA
- a CDS encoding ABC transporter ATP-binding protein produces MISTQNLCKKYGKHIVVNGLNLNVRQGTVYGIVGENGAGKTTALSMLVTLTTPSSGKAYINGFEVTRDPVGVRRSIGYMPDAFGVFDDIRCEEYLLFYADCYRVPRDVARTRCNEYLSWVGLTDKRDAYVNTLSRGMQQRLEVARCLMHDPPVLILDEPASGLDPRSRIELRSVLQRLKEMGKTILMSSHILTELVEVADEIGIMRGGEMMAVASVNVLKNHTTAYRTLHIVGTGPSASFEAAFKEDKHVLNYHIHKEYVEVFYGGTVDQQACLLDLLIAHGVSVRQFFEYETNVEELFLRLTDTSLAESWLKQEAVVPS; encoded by the coding sequence ATGATTTCGACGCAGAACCTGTGTAAGAAATACGGCAAACACATCGTCGTCAACGGTCTGAACCTCAACGTCAGACAGGGGACTGTCTACGGTATCGTCGGCGAAAACGGCGCTGGGAAGACAACCGCTTTGTCGATGCTTGTCACGCTCACAACTCCATCCTCGGGGAAAGCTTACATCAACGGATTTGAAGTCACGCGTGACCCCGTTGGCGTACGCCGCTCGATTGGCTATATGCCTGACGCATTTGGTGTCTTTGATGACATCCGCTGTGAAGAATATCTGCTGTTCTATGCGGATTGCTACCGGGTTCCCCGTGATGTGGCGCGTACGCGGTGTAATGAATACCTGAGCTGGGTCGGCCTCACTGACAAGCGGGATGCTTACGTCAATACACTGTCTCGAGGCATGCAGCAACGGCTTGAGGTTGCCAGGTGTCTGATGCATGACCCGCCTGTGTTGATTCTCGATGAACCGGCATCGGGACTCGACCCCAGGTCACGTATCGAGCTCCGCTCGGTGCTGCAGCGGCTCAAGGAAATGGGAAAGACCATCCTGATGAGCTCTCACATACTTACGGAACTGGTCGAAGTAGCAGACGAAATCGGCATCATGCGCGGCGGTGAAATGATGGCCGTTGCGTCGGTGAACGTACTTAAAAACCACACAACTGCGTACCGGACGCTGCACATCGTGGGTACAGGTCCAAGCGCGTCGTTCGAGGCGGCCTTCAAGGAAGACAAACATGTGCTGAACTATCATATTCATAAGGAGTATGTAGAGGTCTTCTACGGGGGGACTGTAGACCAACAGGCGTGCTTGCTCGATTTGCTGATTGCTCATGGGGTTTCCGTTCGTCAGTTCTTCGAATACGAAACCAACGTCGAGGAATTGTTCCTAAGACTGACGGACACCTCGTTGGCTGAGAGTTGGTTGAAGCAAGAGGCGGTGGTTCCATCGTGA
- a CDS encoding ABC transporter permease, with product MHNPLLNKEFRQRMRTNRAPVVITAYLVSMAALTFLMLYENVQGQFALLLPARSEQVFLVVSLLQMTVVAFLTPAFAAGSISGERERRTLAVLLTTPLSPGEILIGKILSSSALLALLVMVTLPLYSLVFLFGGAVPQEALAVFGFQLYTILVIAALSVAWSTLALRSGWSTVLSYSTVTFMTLVTGLLGYALQFAAVRFPADGFLAQWGNELLQLNPLWVDARLENAVTGPFHSWLIFVAFYSILALALLGLSVWRLRPQVLSFMPGVSRSDERNYQ from the coding sequence ATGCACAATCCGCTTTTGAACAAGGAGTTTCGCCAACGTATGCGGACAAACCGAGCGCCTGTGGTCATTACCGCGTACTTGGTCAGCATGGCGGCGCTCACGTTTCTGATGCTGTATGAGAACGTACAGGGGCAGTTTGCACTGCTTTTGCCGGCACGAAGTGAACAGGTATTCTTGGTTGTCAGTTTACTGCAAATGACGGTCGTCGCGTTTTTGACACCTGCTTTTGCAGCTGGGTCTATTAGTGGCGAGCGAGAGCGAAGGACACTCGCTGTGCTCCTGACAACACCGCTCAGTCCAGGAGAAATTCTCATCGGCAAAATTCTGTCATCGAGTGCCTTGCTTGCCCTGCTGGTGATGGTGACGCTGCCACTCTACAGCCTTGTGTTTCTGTTTGGCGGTGCCGTTCCACAGGAGGCCCTCGCGGTGTTTGGGTTCCAGTTGTATACCATCCTGGTGATTGCTGCGCTCAGTGTCGCGTGGTCCACACTCGCTTTGCGTTCGGGTTGGAGTACGGTCCTTTCCTACTCAACGGTCACGTTTATGACGCTGGTTACGGGACTACTCGGCTATGCGCTGCAATTCGCCGCCGTCCGCTTTCCTGCAGATGGTTTTCTTGCGCAGTGGGGGAACGAACTGTTGCAGTTGAACCCGTTGTGGGTTGATGCAAGATTGGAAAACGCCGTGACAGGTCCGTTCCACTCTTGGTTGATTTTCGTCGCATTTTACTCGATTTTGGCGCTTGCTTTGTTGGGACTCAGTGTGTGGCGTTTGCGTCCGCAAGTTCTTTCTTTTATGCCTGGCGTGTCTCGCAGTGACGAACGCAACTATCAATGA
- a CDS encoding efflux RND transporter periplasmic adaptor subunit — MRARQIILVNVIIFIVLIAAVLGGVWYFYNRHNYITVNDAHVDANMSYVVGLTPGKLTTWNVSDGSTVSSGDVIGIEKLPTGQTMNITAPISGQIVQSAATVGEVVGQGTMLGAVADIHHEYVTAYVPETEIRNVSVGQVVDIYVDAYPGDSFSGSILSISNQSAAASSPLPTGASTGSFTKTVQRIPIRISIDAKQGKYIIPQMNVTVRIHR, encoded by the coding sequence ATGCGCGCAAGACAAATCATTCTGGTGAACGTCATCATCTTCATCGTCCTTATCGCGGCGGTGCTTGGAGGCGTATGGTACTTCTACAACCGTCACAACTACATCACGGTGAATGACGCACATGTTGATGCAAACATGAGTTACGTCGTTGGATTGACACCCGGAAAGTTGACAACCTGGAACGTTTCAGACGGATCCACTGTCAGTTCTGGAGACGTCATCGGTATTGAAAAATTGCCGACCGGGCAAACCATGAACATTACAGCTCCGATAAGTGGTCAGATAGTACAAAGTGCCGCGACTGTCGGGGAAGTTGTTGGGCAGGGGACGATGCTTGGCGCAGTGGCGGATATCCACCACGAGTATGTGACGGCTTACGTTCCGGAGACGGAAATCCGCAACGTCAGCGTGGGTCAGGTGGTTGACATTTATGTGGATGCCTATCCCGGCGATTCGTTCAGCGGAAGCATACTGAGCATCAGCAATCAGTCTGCTGCTGCGTCATCGCCGTTGCCAACAGGTGCCTCAACCGGATCGTTTACAAAGACTGTGCAACGGATTCCCATTCGCATTTCCATCGACGCAAAGCAAGGCAAGTACATTATTCCGCAGATGAATGTGACCGTTCGTATCCATAGGTAA
- a CDS encoding sodium:calcium antiporter → MRIAVLMILALLMVLFGAELFTNAVEWLGVKLKLGQGAVGSVLAALGTALPETAVPVTAILLGRGNHASEEVGIGGILGAPFLLVTLGSLILALSLLLTRGKVRNPMQLMVQKQSFHRDMSFFLMAYSGVLVIGIIRSPWLHTTAPFVLLALYGLFVWRTVRGASSSDAEDLHPLYVQWKAESPSAAAVGVQLAASLLAIVGGAHLLSKGVEQIASLWNLPPFVLSAILIPLVTELPETLNSVVWIRQEKDALALGNITGAMVFQSTIVPALGIWLTPWQLNGQALLTGGLTLAAGALIFGFFRLRHQLVPGILIAASLLYWLLPLQTVASRYDVVEAWWISGVLIVTCFFLSFQISRRVRSV, encoded by the coding sequence ATGCGAATTGCGGTACTCATGATTTTGGCACTCTTAATGGTGCTGTTTGGCGCTGAGTTATTCACGAATGCGGTGGAATGGCTCGGTGTAAAACTAAAGTTGGGACAGGGGGCGGTCGGCAGCGTCCTCGCAGCACTCGGAACGGCCTTGCCGGAGACCGCAGTTCCTGTCACCGCAATCCTGCTCGGGCGGGGAAATCATGCTTCAGAAGAGGTTGGAATCGGGGGGATACTCGGAGCCCCTTTTTTATTGGTCACGCTAGGGTCACTAATACTCGCGTTGTCGTTATTACTCACGCGCGGTAAAGTGCGCAATCCAATGCAACTCATGGTGCAAAAGCAGTCTTTTCATCGCGACATGTCTTTCTTTCTCATGGCCTATTCAGGTGTGCTCGTCATCGGTATCATCAGGTCTCCCTGGTTACACACCACGGCCCCGTTTGTCCTGTTGGCGCTGTACGGTCTGTTCGTCTGGAGAACGGTTCGGGGGGCCAGTTCAAGCGATGCTGAGGACCTCCATCCGCTTTACGTGCAGTGGAAAGCCGAATCGCCAAGTGCAGCGGCGGTTGGCGTCCAATTGGCTGCCTCTTTGCTGGCAATTGTGGGAGGTGCGCACTTGCTCTCAAAGGGCGTTGAGCAGATTGCGTCCTTGTGGAACCTTCCGCCTTTCGTTCTTTCCGCTATCTTGATTCCACTCGTCACTGAGCTTCCTGAGACGCTTAATAGTGTCGTGTGGATAAGGCAAGAAAAGGACGCCTTGGCCCTCGGTAATATTACGGGAGCCATGGTGTTTCAAAGCACTATCGTTCCAGCCCTAGGTATCTGGCTGACCCCGTGGCAACTCAACGGACAGGCGCTCTTAACAGGCGGCCTGACGCTCGCTGCAGGGGCTCTAATCTTCGGCTTTTTTCGCTTGCGACATCAACTGGTGCCGGGAATACTGATTGCGGCGTCCTTGCTCTACTGGCTGTTGCCGCTGCAGACGGTAGCCAGTCGCTACGATGTCGTTGAGGCGTGGTGGATTTCTGGGGTCTTAATTGTCACCTGCTTTTTCTTATCCTTTCAGATTAGCCGTCGCGTGCGCAGCGTGTAA
- the trxA gene encoding thioredoxin, protein MATQQVTDQTFSAFLQSDKLVLVDFWATWCGPCKMMAPVLEDISSEYESQIVVGKLDVDHNPATAQQFGIMSIPTLLAFKNGKVVKQIIGYRPKGDVIGQLADVM, encoded by the coding sequence TTGGCGACTCAACAAGTTACAGATCAGACCTTTTCTGCGTTTTTGCAGTCAGATAAACTGGTGTTGGTCGACTTTTGGGCAACTTGGTGTGGACCATGCAAGATGATGGCGCCGGTCCTAGAGGATATTTCATCAGAATACGAGAGTCAGATTGTTGTTGGCAAGCTTGACGTCGACCACAATCCGGCGACTGCACAGCAGTTTGGCATCATGAGCATCCCGACCTTGCTTGCATTCAAGAATGGCAAGGTTGTCAAGCAGATTATCGGTTACCGACCAAAAGGTGACGTGATTGGTCAGTTGGCTGACGTGATGTAA
- a CDS encoding glutamate-1-semialdehyde 2,1-aminomutase translates to MDTTQSRLWHERAQAVILGGVNSPSRAFKAVGGGYPIVMAKGQGSHFTDVDGNDYIDFLAAYGPLIHGHAHPVVVRAIQEAAVDGILYGTPTPFEVEFAETLRAAIPDLERIRFVNSGTEAVMTTIRVARGVTGRNKLIKFEGCYHGHSDAMLVAAGSGPSSIGIPDSAGIPQTTASDVITVPFNDLSALEEALRVHGEDVAAVLVEPIVGNFGMVAPESDTYLQSVIDMAHASGALVIFDEVITAFRFHYGSAAQLYGVHPDLFAMGKIIGGGLPIGAYGGNREIMEKVAPLGPVYQAGTMAGNPASMKAGMACLSILRDPSVYEEMSRLGAKLEHGILESAARAGLPVTINRIGGAFTVYFGIDKVTQYQHAKASDGELFAEMFRGLMARGVFIAPSKYEAWFVSTAHNDTDIEKTLAAVEYTFQEMKSRR, encoded by the coding sequence ATGGATACAACGCAGTCTCGACTTTGGCATGAACGGGCTCAGGCAGTCATCCTGGGCGGTGTCAACAGTCCATCGAGGGCATTTAAAGCCGTCGGAGGCGGTTATCCAATTGTCATGGCTAAAGGTCAGGGATCACACTTTACAGATGTGGATGGCAATGATTACATTGACTTCCTGGCAGCGTACGGCCCACTTATCCACGGTCACGCCCATCCTGTTGTGGTTCGGGCCATTCAAGAAGCGGCAGTAGATGGCATCCTTTACGGTACGCCGACGCCTTTTGAGGTCGAATTTGCTGAGACTCTGCGGGCTGCCATTCCTGACCTCGAACGGATCCGCTTTGTCAACTCCGGGACCGAGGCTGTGATGACCACGATTCGTGTGGCCAGGGGTGTCACTGGGCGTAACAAGTTGATAAAGTTTGAGGGCTGCTACCACGGTCATTCGGACGCGATGTTGGTGGCAGCTGGGTCAGGTCCATCGTCCATTGGGATTCCAGACAGCGCTGGAATCCCCCAAACCACTGCTTCTGATGTCATCACTGTGCCTTTTAACGACTTGTCGGCGCTTGAGGAAGCCCTGCGAGTGCACGGCGAGGACGTGGCCGCGGTGCTGGTCGAACCCATTGTCGGGAACTTTGGTATGGTGGCGCCGGAAAGTGACACGTACTTGCAATCCGTGATTGACATGGCCCACGCCTCAGGAGCACTTGTCATCTTTGACGAAGTGATTACTGCCTTTCGCTTCCACTACGGTTCTGCGGCTCAGCTCTACGGAGTCCACCCTGACTTATTCGCGATGGGCAAGATTATCGGTGGCGGGCTGCCGATTGGGGCCTATGGCGGCAACCGCGAGATCATGGAAAAGGTCGCCCCTCTCGGCCCTGTCTACCAGGCTGGAACGATGGCCGGGAACCCTGCATCCATGAAAGCCGGCATGGCCTGCTTGTCTATTCTGCGTGACCCGAGTGTGTACGAGGAAATGAGTCGGCTGGGGGCAAAGCTTGAACACGGTATCCTGGAGAGTGCGGCACGAGCAGGATTGCCTGTGACTATCAATCGGATCGGCGGCGCGTTCACGGTTTATTTCGGTATCGATAAGGTCACTCAATATCAGCACGCCAAAGCGTCCGACGGCGAACTTTTTGCAGAGATGTTCCGCGGTCTGATGGCACGCGGAGTATTCATCGCTCCGTCTAAATACGAAGCCTGGTTTGTCTCGACAGCGCACAACGATACCGACATCGAGAAGACCCTTGCGGCTGTAGAATACACATTTCAAGAAATGAAGTCCCGTCGCTGA
- a CDS encoding L-seryl-tRNA(Sec) selenium transferase, which yields MDEHARLRSLPAVGKLLHEPTIREKFADTPRDLLAAALTNVLSRLRQVSGYGQLPASGGPEASVASPAGAASGGPEASAASPAGAAPGAPEASVGQLPASGAPVAPEASTASPPGAAPAAPGAPAAPRTTILDDAAWEQQTSVEGIALAAERWLNQRFEPHLRSVINLTGTVIHTNLGRAPLSERALHAMTTIARGYSNLEFDIPPGVRGSRHSHVEGILCELTGAEAAMAVNNNAAAVLLVLSTLGAGGDGIVSRGQLVEIGGSFRIPDIMAYSGVNLVEVGTTNKTRLADYEQAVTDHTKVIVRVHTSNYRILGFTEQTERRDLAMLANRRNIPLYEDLGSGALFDYQAVGIGDEPTVKACVRAGVDVVSFSGDKLLGGAQAGLIVGKKAWIQKMKHHPLARALRLDKMTLAALEATLMDHLDDTLAKTYIPVVRMITESYDSVASRATALAAAIRSDKMLCKVVQVELQDGESTIGGGSFPGETLSTRILILRTQGLAADKFAEQLRTIPSVPVVGRVSRDTVLWDVRTLQPGEEDIVMTSLREWGQQQQA from the coding sequence ATGGACGAGCACGCAAGACTTCGTTCCCTGCCGGCTGTGGGGAAGTTACTTCACGAACCAACCATTCGGGAGAAGTTTGCCGATACTCCCCGTGACCTGCTGGCAGCCGCACTTACGAACGTGTTAAGTCGACTGCGTCAGGTAAGTGGATATGGACAGCTCCCGGCGTCTGGTGGCCCGGAAGCCTCGGTCGCATCGCCGGCGGGTGCGGCGTCTGGTGGCCCGGAAGCCTCTGCCGCATCGCCGGCGGGTGCCGCGCCTGGTGCCCCAGAAGCCTCGGTCGGACAGCTCCCGGCGTCTGGTGCCCCGGTCGCCCCGGAAGCCTCAACCGCATCGCCCCCAGGTGCCGCGCCGGCAGCCCCGGGTGCCCCGGCCGCACCGAGAACCACCATCCTTGACGATGCGGCGTGGGAGCAGCAGACGTCGGTAGAGGGCATTGCGCTTGCGGCCGAGCGTTGGCTTAACCAGCGATTCGAGCCGCATCTCCGATCCGTCATCAACCTAACAGGTACCGTCATTCACACCAACCTGGGTCGAGCACCGCTTAGTGAACGCGCCCTACACGCTATGACGACAATCGCACGCGGATACAGCAACCTCGAATTTGACATTCCTCCTGGGGTTCGAGGGTCACGGCACAGCCACGTCGAAGGTATACTGTGTGAGTTGACGGGGGCTGAGGCGGCGATGGCGGTCAACAACAACGCTGCGGCGGTCTTGTTGGTGCTGTCGACACTCGGTGCGGGTGGTGACGGGATTGTTTCGCGCGGGCAATTGGTCGAGATCGGCGGATCGTTTCGAATTCCTGACATTATGGCATACAGTGGGGTCAATCTGGTCGAAGTCGGAACGACCAATAAAACCAGACTTGCGGATTACGAGCAGGCGGTGACCGACCACACCAAAGTCATCGTTAGGGTCCACACGAGCAATTACCGAATTTTAGGATTCACGGAGCAGACGGAGCGCAGGGACTTGGCGATGCTGGCGAATAGACGTAACATCCCGCTGTACGAAGACCTCGGCAGTGGTGCCTTGTTTGACTACCAGGCTGTCGGAATTGGCGACGAACCCACCGTCAAGGCCTGTGTTCGTGCGGGGGTAGACGTGGTCTCCTTCAGCGGAGACAAATTGCTTGGCGGTGCACAGGCCGGATTGATTGTTGGCAAGAAGGCTTGGATTCAGAAGATGAAGCATCATCCTTTGGCGCGGGCACTTCGTCTTGACAAAATGACATTGGCAGCACTCGAGGCTACGCTCATGGACCATCTGGATGATACGCTGGCAAAAACCTACATCCCTGTGGTGCGGATGATCACGGAGTCGTATGACAGTGTCGCCTCTCGGGCCACGGCCCTTGCAGCGGCTATTCGCAGCGACAAGATGCTCTGCAAAGTCGTCCAAGTAGAACTGCAGGACGGTGAATCCACGATTGGGGGTGGATCGTTTCCAGGAGAAACCTTGTCGACGCGCATCCTCATCCTTCGCACACAGGGGTTGGCGGCCGACAAATTCGCGGAACAGTTACGAACGATTCCATCGGTTCCAGTTGTGGGTCGTGTCAGCCGCGATACTGTGCTTTGGGATGTCAGAACACTGCAACCGGGGGAAGAGGACATAGTGATGACTTCACTGCGCGAATGGGGCCAGCAACAACAAGCCTAA